The Methanolobus sp. WCC4 genome includes the window AGGTCATTGATATTTTCTGTGGATCAGACATTTTGATCAGTCATTTCCTGGTTCTGAATTTGATGAAAGCATCACAGAAGATACATGTTATTGCCATTTCAACTTTATTTAAACTTAGCTAGCATAGTAAGCCAATCAAAATTAATATATACTTGTTTAAACATGTTAGGCATACCTACAAAAATTAAACGAACAAAAGGCAATATCATGAATGAAAAAACACTGGACCTCATTGAACCTGAACTATCTGTCAAGGTTCTGAAAGTAACAGGTCAGAAATCCTCAAGGAAAAGGATCCTTGACATGGGATTAACTCCCGGAACACGAGTTGATGTCATCCGAAGGGCACCTCTTGGCGACCCGGTGGAGTTCAAGCTTAAAGGATACAACCTCTCCCTGAGGAAAAGAGAAGCTGAGACCGTCCTGGTCGAAGTAGTGGAATGAAAGGACAACACAACAGGATGGTGGCAGAATGACAGAAAAAATAACTGTGGCCCTGACAGGAAACCCAAATGTTGGAAAGACCTCGATCTTCAATGCGATCACAGGTTCCAAACAACATGTGGGCAACTGGCCCGGTGTTACAGTGGAGAGGAAGATAGGAAAGAGAGTCCACAATGACATTGAAATGGAAATTGTGGACCTGCCGGGAACCTACAGCCTGACAGCTTATTCCCTTGATGAGATCATAGCCCGTGACTTCATAATCGAAGAAAAACCGGACATAGTGGTACAGGTAATTGACGCGACAAACCTTGAAAGGAACATGTACCTCACGACCCAGTTAATGGAACTTGGGGTCAAGCTCATAATCGCGCTCAACATGACCGACCTTGCACTTGCAAAAGGTGACAGCATAGATTCTGAGAAGATGCAGGAGTTCCTGGAAGTTCCGGTAATATCCACCATTGGAAGCAAGGGGAACGGTATTGAAGGTCTTCTGGATGCTGTTGCAGATGAACTGCACAAGACCAGGGTAACTGAGAATATATTCACCTACGAGAGCGATATCGAGACCAGAGGAGAAGAACTTGAGAATGTCCTGAACAACGACCCATATTTCGTACATTACCCTTCACGATGGTTCAGCATGAAATTGCTTGAGGGTGACGAGAACATACTCAAGAAAGCAAAAGAGAGCGAGAGCTATCCCCGGATAGAAAAGATACTAAATGAGCTGGATGCCGATAGTTTCGAGGCTAAGATCGCAGACCAGAGATACAAGACCATACAGACGATGCTCAGACAGGTCTGTGATATCAACACCGAACATCTAAGCGGGTCGGACATGGTGGACCGGGTGGTGACGAACAAATTACTTGGTATCCCGATATTCCTGTCCCTGATGTGGGCAGCCTTTGAGATAACATTCACATTTGCCACCCCGTTCATGAATATCATTGACATATTCTTCGGATGGCTTGCAGAAGCAGCAACAAACGCCATTACAATACCATGGCTGTCCTCCCTTGTAGGAGAAGGTATGATAGCAGGTGTCGGATCTGTGCTCATATTCCTCCCTAACATCCTGTTGCTCTTCTTCATGCTGTCACTGATGGAAGACAGTGGTTACATGGCAAGGGCCGCGTTCATTATGGACAAGATCATGAGCAAGATAGGGCTGCACGGCAAGTCGTTCATTCCACTTGTCATGGGATTCGGATGTAACGTACCTGCCATCATGGCAACACGTACCATCGAGGACACCCGTGACAGGCTCATAACCATACTTATCACACCATTCATGTCATGTGGAGCCAGGCTACCTGTCTACGTGCTGCTGGCCGGTGCGTTCTTCGGACGTGATGCAGGTGTTGTGATCTTCAGTCTTTACGCACTGGGCATACTGGTGGCCATCACAAGTGCGAAGCTCATGCGCAGCACTATCCTTAGAGGAGAGGATGCGCCGTTCATCATGGAACTGCCATCATACAAGATACCCACACTCAAAGGCAGTTTCATTCACATGTGGGAAAGAGGGAAGATCTACCTTAAGAAAGCAGGAACGATCATCCTCATCGGAGTTGTAGGAGTATGGCTCCTTGCATCTATCCCAGCCCCGGGAAGCGGAGGCACCTTTGCTTCGGAAGAGGTATATGGAACCACAGACTCCGTGATCGGTGTCATCGGACAGATAATAGAACCACTTGTAGCACCTCTCGGATTTGACTGGAGGATCGCAGTGGCACTGTTGTTCGGTGTCGTTGCCAAGGAGATCGTTGTGGGTTCCATGGGCGTGCTCTACGGAGCAGGAGATAATGAAGATACCCTTTCAGACATACTTGCCGCAGGAGCAATGAGCCCTCTGGCAGGACTGGGACTTATGGTATTCACCCTTCTGTACGCACCATGTTTCGCCTGCATAGGTGTTATCAAGAGAGAGACCGGGTCATGGAAATGGACCCTTTTCCAGTTAGCTTACGGCACAACACTTGCATGGACATTCGCATTCGCAGTGTACCAGATAGGAAGCAGAATAGGAGTGCTTGCCTGAACTCTAAAAACATAGATGGAGAATGATCAAGATGAAACGTAATTATGGGAACAAGGAAATAGCATTTGCAACACTTGCCGGTGTGCTCTACGCATTCTTTGGACTGATACATATTATAGAAGGACTTGGTATCGACACTGGACTTTCGGGCATTTTATTCATTCCGGGAGACATCCTTGGTGGATTCTGTCTTGTAGTCATAGGAGGAGTTTTCCTTTACGGATCAAGGGAAATGCTACAGGGAATAAATGCAGGCGTATCCTTCGTTTATGTGGGCATCCTGATGTCCCTGGTCTTTATGATGGTCTACCTGTTGATAATGGGAGGGAACCTGCTGGATTCATTCATAGTTCCTGATGACTATGAAGGATGGAGCGTAATGGAAACCTTCAGACCAGGAATATACCTGGGGATCATTTCACTTGCAGGCATCCTCTACTGGAGGGACAGGTTCTCACTGAACGAGGTGCTTGTATTCAGGGAGGGAGCATAATGGTCGTAGGATATCGGTTTTTCCTGAAAAGAATAGCAACGATGATGGATTCAAAAGAGAATCTCACCATCAGGACAATAGCTGACAGGCTTAACCTCAGACATGATGAGTTCAGGGACATCCTGAACATCATGGTTAACAAAGGAGATATCGAGTGCATTGAAGAAAGTACGGCAGGATGCAGCGGAAGCTGCCCCGGTTGTTCAAAATTATGTGCAGGACCACAGCTTACCAGCAAGACAGGGAATGTACGGTCTTACAGGTTGACAGAGAAAGGCAGGATGAACTGTAAAGGATAGGGCAGGGAAGATACAATACCATCTGATCGGTTCTTTTTTCACAGGACCCTGTTATTCTTTCCATCTTTTTTACTGTTTTAACCATTGGATCATTTCAGCCCGCTTTTGTGTTAGAAGATTTAAAAGCCATAACCCTTAAATACCATCAACCATCTTTTAATCAGTATTGTACAACTATATACATTGTTGCGTTAAAAGGTGCTACCATGAAGGACTACATCAGGAAAGTAAGTGAAAAGCAGGACCTCACAATCACTGAAGCAGAGGATGCTATCACAAAGATATTCACAGAGGCCACTGACGCACAGATCGGCGGGCTCCTTATCGGACTGAAACTTAAAGGCGAGACTGCAGATGAGATAGCAGGCTTTGCCATTGGTATGAAAAAGGCTGCGAACACCATCGCTCCAAAAGTCGAAGGTGCACTGGTGGACGTTGTGGGAACCGGCGGTGACAGTCATAATACCATCAACATCTCGACCACCTCTGCAATAGTAACTGCCGCAGCAGGCGTTGCAGTTGCAAAGCACGGCAACCGTTCCATAACCTCACTTTCCGGTAGTGCCGATGTCCTGAGAGAGCTCGGGATAAAAGTGGACAAATCACCTGAAGAGGTGACCGAATCCATTGAAAAGAACGGAATTGGCTTCATGTTTGCGCCGATATTCCACCCTGCCATGAAAAGGGTCGGACCCATCAGGCAGGAAATGGGAGTAAGGACTGTTTTCAACATCCTCGGACCACTCACAAATCCTGCGAACGCAAAGGTCCAGCTTGTTGGAGTCTTTGATAAGAAACTCTGCGAGCCCTTCGCCCAGGTAATGAAGAAACTGGGAGTTGAAAGAGCAATGGTCGTCCACGGTGACGGCATGGATGAGATATCCAGCATCTCAGAGACATATGTTGCCGAACTCAAAGATGGCGAGATAACAACCTATACACTCACCCCGGAAGAACTGGGCATCAACAGGGCAACAATAGATGATATCGCAGGCGGCACACCAGAAGAGAATGCGAAGGACATCATACGCATACTGAAAGGCGTGAAAGGACCGAAAAGGGACATAATCGTAATGAACTCTGCCGCAGCACTTTATGTTGCAGGCAAAGCCGCTTCCGTCAAAGAGGCGATACCAATGATAGAGGAAGTCCTTGACAGCGGAAAGGCGCTTCAGAAGCTGATAGAGTTCAGTGATGACGATAATTTGAAAGAGGTCATAGATGAAACATCTGCCTAGAGTCAAGATATGCGGAATGAGGACTGCTGAGGACATCGAACTGGCAGTAAGCTGCGGAGCCGATGCTGTGGGACTCATCACAGAGGTCCCGGTGAACACACCAAGGAAACTGGATGCCCGGACAGCTGCGGAACTTGTCAGGAAAGTACCGGTCTTTGTGGACTCAGTGCTTGTCATCATGCCGGAAAGCGGACAGGAAGCACTGGACCTCGTAGATAAGGTAAGACCTGACGTGGTTCAGCTCCACAAAGAACTTAGCGCAGATGAGATAGAGATAATACGTAATGGCACACACCAGAAGATCATCAGGACATTTGCCATACCTGTAGAGAGCAAAGAGCTACCTGCTGATATGATGAGAGAGATAGATTCGCTTTTCGACAATGACCTGATAGACGGCATATTGCTCGATTCCGGTAAAGCCGGAGCAAGTGGCGGCACCGGACTGGTGCACGACTGGTCAATAAGCAGACAGGTGGTCGAGAACACGGACGTTCCGGTGATGCTGGCAGGCGGACTGAAGCCTGAGAATGTAAGGGATGCCGTAAATGAGGTAAGGCCATTTGCCGTGGACACTGCCTCAGGTGTAGAGACAGATGGAAAGAAAGACCCTGCAAAGGTATGCAGGTTCATAGAAGAGGCAAGGTGTATCAATGGTTGATTTCGATCTTAATAAAGAGGAGTTCACAACCCTCATTGACAATTCACAGAAGCCTGCCATAGTGCAGCTCATGACGAAAGTGGATAGCATTTGCAGCCCGCTGCAACTATATGCGACCCTGCAGAACGCAGGACATTCATATCTGCTTGAATCCGTAGAGAAGGAAAAGAGACATGCAAGGTATTCATTCGTAGGCTACGAACCTGAGATGGTGGTTTCTATCAAAGACAGGTACCTGACCATCGAATGCCAGATGAACTCAGAGCTTACAAAGCACATCTACAACAAGCTCAAAGACATGGGTGATGTGGAATCACTCATCGGCGGAAAGTTCAGAGTGAAGGTAAGTGAAGGCGACGATGCACTTGCAGCCTTCAGGAAGATATACCCCACCAGCACCGACACCAGCCTTCTCAACCAGACACGTTTTGACAGACAGACATTCCTCGGTGGTGCCATCGGCTACAACAGTTACGATCTGGTCTATGATGCCTGGCTGGACCGGGACAAGAAGCCCGATGCAGATACACCTGACATGCACTTCGCGATCATGTCGAAGACATTTGTCTTCGATCACATCACAAATGAGACATACATAGTTATCACACCATTCGTCACAGAGGCAAGCGACCTGAACGATGTCTATGAACATGCGGTCTCAGAGGCACAGCTCATGGAAAGGTCACTCCAGATGGCCTCGGTCATAAGCATAAGTGAGGACATCCCTGTGACAGATTCAGAGGAACCTGTTGCCAACATGGACCAGGATGCCTATGAAGAAGCCGTGAAGGTAGCAAAGCAACACATCATCGATGGTGATATCTTCCAGGTGGTCCCTGCCCGCAGATACACCGTAAAGATGAAGCAGACGCCACTGCAACTCTACATCAGGCTCAGGAACATCAATCCAAGCCCTTACATGTACATCTTCAACTTCAAAGACGTGGGTATCGTGGGTGCAAGTCCAGAGACACTTATGACGGTCTTTGACAGGAAGGTCATCACAAACCCTATTGCAGGAACCTGCCCCCGTGGAAAGGACGATGAAGAGGACAAAGTACTTGCAGAGGAGATGCTTGGTGATGAGAAGGAACGTGCAGAGCATGTCATGCTAGTGGACCTCGGACGTAATGACGTAAGGATGGTCTCAAAAGGCGGAACCGTCAAGGTAGATGACCTCATGAGCGTGGTGAAATACTCCCACCTCCAGCACATCGAAAGTACCGTGAGTGGGGAACTCAGGAACGAGTGCGACCAGTTCGATGCCACACGTGCAATATTCCCTGCCGGGACACTTTCCGGTGCTCCGAAGATAAGGGCAATGGAGATCATTGATGACCTCGAGCCGGAATCCAGAGGAATATACGGCGGAGGAGTAGGATACTATTCATGGAATGGTGATGCTGACTTTGCCATTGTCATCAGGACAGTACTTATCAAGAACAATACAGCCTACGTGCAGGCAGGAGCAGGCATCGTGGCTGACTCTGACCCGACATACGAATACAACGAGACCGAAAGGAAGATGGCTGCTATGATAAAGGCCATAGGAGGCAAACAATGAAAGTATTGTTCATCAACAACAAGGACTCCTTTGTCTGGAACCTTGTGGACTACGTGTCAATATACGAGCCTGATACCATGGTCGTCCCCAACACCATCTCCCTTGAAGAGATAAAGGAGATCGGGCCTGACGCTATTGTTGTGTCCCCTGGACCCGGTACACCTCACAAGGCAGAGGACATAGGTTCCTGTCTTGACGTGATAAGGGAATTCGGACCACATGTACCTGTTCTTGGAGTATGTCTTGGACACCAGGCAATTAACACCGCGTTCGGCGGAAAGATAGGACATGCAAAGGGCGGCCCCATCCACGGAAAGACATCTGACATAAGTCATGACGCATCACCACTATTCGATGGTATCACTGACAGGTTCAAGGGAGGAAGATACCACTCCCTTGCCATCCAGGAACTGGCAGAGGACCTCAAGGTCACCGCGAGAACAGACGATGACATAATCATGGCTGTGGAACACAAAGAATACCCCGTCTACGGCGTGCAGTTCCACCCCGAGTCCATTCTTACCGAAGAAGGAATGGGAATCGTCAGGAACTTCCTGAAGATAGCCGAAAACATGCACAAGAATTAAGCACTTACAGGCTTATTGTTGACTATGTTTATCGGTATCACAGGCACACCGGGGACAGGGAAGACCTCGGTGACCAAACTTCTCGAAAAGGACCCTTTCTATCAGGTGATCCATCTGAACGAGCTGATAAAAGAAGAGAAGCTCTACTCAGAGGTGGATACCGAAAGGGACTGTGTGGTAGCCGATATGGACAGGGTGTATGACAGGATCCTGGAATTACAGGATAGTTTCTATGCCGTTACCATAGTTGACAGCCATCTTTCACATCATATAGCTGATATCGTCATCGTTCTGAGGACATCACCTGCGATACTGAAAGGAAGACTCGAAAAAAGGAATTACTCTGCTGATAAAGTGCGGGAGAATCTAGAAGCAGAAGCCCTTGACATCATTCTTGCCGAAGCGGTGGAATGGTGCGCAAAGGTCTTTGAGATCGATACGACAGCAGGGAATGTGGAAGGAACCTTCGGGGATATCGAGAGAATCATCAGGGGACTTCGAAACGGGGATACCGATGAACTTGAAAAGGAGTTCAGGCCGGGTTCTGTGGACTGGAGTGACTACTTCTTTGACTAGATCACTCTGAAAGTGACACATTTTTGAAAGAGCAGTGCGTATATAATAACAATACTTGCCTCAAACGCAGGTTTTTAAAGATAACAGATAATAGAGTAAGTAGGAACACAAATTGTGTAACTCATCTTTCCTCATGCCGAGGTGACAGAGTGGCTAATGTGACCGCCTGCAGAGCGGTTTTTCGGGAGTTCGAATCTTCCCCTCGGCATCCTTTTACACACATTAAAGGAGTTCTACTGTGGCACTGAAGATATATAATACACTGACAAGAGAACTGAAAGATTTCATCCCCTTTCATGGAAAGAAGGTGAACATGTATGTTTGCGGACCTACGGTGTATGACCACTGCCACCTCGGACACGCCAGGAGTTACGTTTCCTTTGATGTGATCAGACGCTACCTGAGCTATAGAGGATATGACGTCAACTACATCTCCAATATCACGGATGTGGATGACAAGGTGATCAACAGGGCCAGGGAGAGCGGAGAAGATCCTCTTGAACTGTCAAGGAAATTCACCGATTCCTTCATAGAAGATATGGAAACCCTTGCAGTGTTGTCACCTGATACCCGCCCTAAGGTAACGGAACACATAAATGAGATCATCAGCACCATTGAAACTCTTGTGCAGAAAGGAGCTGCCTATGTGACCCACAAAGGCAATGTATACTACGACCTCACCAGATCTGAAGAGAAGATCGGAGTATTGAGCCACCAGACCGCAGAAGGACTTCTGGAAGGCTCCGGCAGCAGAGTGGATGTGGAAGATGACAAACGATACCAGCTTGACTTCGTTCTCTGGAAGGTCTCGCCTGAAGATGAGATCGGATGGGACAGCCCATGGGGCAGGGGAAGACCCGGATGGCACATCGAATGTTCGGTGATGTCCGCAAAGTACGGCTCAGAACAGCTTGACATCCACGGCGGCGGCATGGACCTTATATTCCCTCACCATGAGGCAGAGATACACCAGTCAGAGAGCTGCACAGGAAAGCATCCTTTCAGCAAGTACTGGATGCATAACGGATTCCTTACCATCGATAAGGAGAAGATGTCAAAATCCCTCGGGAACTTCTTCACCATAAAGGAGGTACTCGGTAAATTCCCTGCCGGAACAATACGATTCTTCATCGTTTATACTCATTACAGAAGCACTATCGACTTCAGCGAGGATGCACTGGAGGAAGCAGGCAGGGCAAGAAAGAGATTATTGAACTCCATATCCAACGTTGAGCATGCACTGGACAGTGCACCTGAAGATGACAACGACGCCGGACTGGATGAGCTTATCGATACAACAAGGGATGAGTTCATGACTGCAATGGATGACGACTTCAATACAAGGGAAGCCATCGGCAGTATGTTCGTTTTCGGTCGCAAGGTCAATTCCATCATCAGCAGTGAGAACCCGGGTCGTGAAGCACTCAGGCGAGTTCTCGACTTCTTTGCAGAGATAGATGGAGTGCTTGGTATCTTCACCGAGAAAGAAAGTCCTTCAGAGAGCGATGATACCGGCCTTTCAGATGAGGAGATCAACGGGATGATAGAGCTCAGGGAAAAGGCACGTGCTGAAAAGGACTGGGCAAAGGCTGATGCTATCCGTGATGAACTCAAGGAGAAAGGTATCATTATCGAAGATGGAAAGGAAGGCGTAAGGTGGAGGCGGGAATAGCTGAAATGACCTCCATATACCAGGTAGATGCCTTTACCGATGAACCGTTTAAAGGTAACCCTGCCGGAGTTTGTATCCTTGAACAAGCTGCAAATGAGGAGTGGATGCAGACTGTTGCAAGGGAAATGAATCTTTCTGAGACTGCTTTCCTCTACCCTGATGGCAAAGGATACAACTTGCGCTGGTTCGCACCTGATACAGAGGTCGATCTCTGCGGCCATGCAACGCTGGCAAGTGCCCATATACTATGGGAAAAGGACTTTGCCGATAAAAAAGATGTTCTGGAATTCCATACAAAGAGTGGAACTCTTACTGCCAGTCTGAAAGACGGATGGATAGAACTTGATTTTCCTGCGCTTTTAGAGGAAGAGAGTGAGATACCGGAAGGACTAAGCGAGGCTCTGGGGATAGAACCTGTCTATGTTGGCAGGAGTGTATTCGATTATATTATTGAGGTCTGTTCTGAGGAAGAGTTAAGGGCGATCGACCCGGACCTTACCCGGCTTTCAACTATCACTACAAGAGGTTTTAGTGTAACAGCTCTTTCCAGTTCTGATGAATATGATTTCGTATCAAGACTCTTTGCACCTGCTATCGGGATACCTGAAGATCCTGTCACAGGTTCAGCTCATTGCTGCCTCGGACCTTACTGGATGAAGAAGCTTGGAAAAAATAGTTTTACTGCCTATCAGGCATCCACAAGGGGAGGAGTTGTCAGAGTACAGGTGAAGCGTGACAGAGTATTGCTCTCAGGCAAAGCGGTAACTGTTATTGAAGGAAAGATACTTTTTTAATTCAGAGAATAAGTTGAAGATCACAGAGACGTGAGGGGAGTCTTGTCGACTAATCCTTATATGTGTTGTCGGACCTTGATACACTTTTAAGCCTGTTGACACCATCTATCTCGTCGATCACATCAACAACTTCCTCTGGAACGAGTTCTTTCCAGTTCTCATCGGCCAGCATACGTCTTCTTATCTCGCTGCCGGAATAACCGTCCCTCTGGTACATTGGAGGTTGCTCCACGGTAATACCAGCTTCCTCGAACAGGCGTACAACTAATGGATTATTAGAATAGACCACATCAAATGGTGGTGTCATAGAAATAATGTGAGAGACCCACACAGCATTCCTTTGCAGGTCTTCCAGCGGGATCGCGTAATGCATCACATCGGCATCCTCAAGAGCATGCCTTATCATCATTACGCGCTCACCTGCGGTAAATGGATTCTTAGGCTCGTGGCTTTTCTGCGCACTGCCTATGCCAATTACTACCTCATCCACATCCCGGGCAATATCATTTATAATTGAATAATGTCCGAGATGGAATGGTTGGAAGCGTCCTATATAGAACGCCCTTCTCATATGCATATGTGATAACCATCAGTGAATGCCACATTCGTCGAATGTGAACTTCTCACAGACTTCAAGATAGTGTCCTGAGTTGTTATCGTGTTTCATCTTGGCAAGCTTAGCGATCAGATCCATTCCTGGTTTTGGATCCTCCATGATCTCGA containing:
- the feoB gene encoding ferrous iron transport protein B, translating into MTEKITVALTGNPNVGKTSIFNAITGSKQHVGNWPGVTVERKIGKRVHNDIEMEIVDLPGTYSLTAYSLDEIIARDFIIEEKPDIVVQVIDATNLERNMYLTTQLMELGVKLIIALNMTDLALAKGDSIDSEKMQEFLEVPVISTIGSKGNGIEGLLDAVADELHKTRVTENIFTYESDIETRGEELENVLNNDPYFVHYPSRWFSMKLLEGDENILKKAKESESYPRIEKILNELDADSFEAKIADQRYKTIQTMLRQVCDINTEHLSGSDMVDRVVTNKLLGIPIFLSLMWAAFEITFTFATPFMNIIDIFFGWLAEAATNAITIPWLSSLVGEGMIAGVGSVLIFLPNILLLFFMLSLMEDSGYMARAAFIMDKIMSKIGLHGKSFIPLVMGFGCNVPAIMATRTIEDTRDRLITILITPFMSCGARLPVYVLLAGAFFGRDAGVVIFSLYALGILVAITSAKLMRSTILRGEDAPFIMELPSYKIPTLKGSFIHMWERGKIYLKKAGTIILIGVVGVWLLASIPAPGSGGTFASEEVYGTTDSVIGVIGQIIEPLVAPLGFDWRIAVALLFGVVAKEIVVGSMGVLYGAGDNEDTLSDILAAGAMSPLAGLGLMVFTLLYAPCFACIGVIKRETGSWKWTLFQLAYGTTLAWTFAFAVYQIGSRIGVLA
- a CDS encoding FeoC-like transcriptional regulator; this encodes MVVGYRFFLKRIATMMDSKENLTIRTIADRLNLRHDEFRDILNIMVNKGDIECIEESTAGCSGSCPGCSKLCAGPQLTSKTGNVRSYRLTEKGRMNCKG
- the trpE gene encoding anthranilate synthase component I, whose amino-acid sequence is MVDFDLNKEEFTTLIDNSQKPAIVQLMTKVDSICSPLQLYATLQNAGHSYLLESVEKEKRHARYSFVGYEPEMVVSIKDRYLTIECQMNSELTKHIYNKLKDMGDVESLIGGKFRVKVSEGDDALAAFRKIYPTSTDTSLLNQTRFDRQTFLGGAIGYNSYDLVYDAWLDRDKKPDADTPDMHFAIMSKTFVFDHITNETYIVITPFVTEASDLNDVYEHAVSEAQLMERSLQMASVISISEDIPVTDSEEPVANMDQDAYEEAVKVAKQHIIDGDIFQVVPARRYTVKMKQTPLQLYIRLRNINPSPYMYIFNFKDVGIVGASPETLMTVFDRKVITNPIAGTCPRGKDDEEDKVLAEEMLGDEKERAEHVMLVDLGRNDVRMVSKGGTVKVDDLMSVVKYSHLQHIESTVSGELRNECDQFDATRAIFPAGTLSGAPKIRAMEIIDDLEPESRGIYGGGVGYYSWNGDADFAIVIRTVLIKNNTAYVQAGAGIVADSDPTYEYNETERKMAAMIKAIGGKQ
- a CDS encoding phosphoribosylanthranilate isomerase, translating into MKHLPRVKICGMRTAEDIELAVSCGADAVGLITEVPVNTPRKLDARTAAELVRKVPVFVDSVLVIMPESGQEALDLVDKVRPDVVQLHKELSADEIEIIRNGTHQKIIRTFAIPVESKELPADMMREIDSLFDNDLIDGILLDSGKAGASGGTGLVHDWSISRQVVENTDVPVMLAGGLKPENVRDAVNEVRPFAVDTASGVETDGKKDPAKVCRFIEEARCING
- a CDS encoding aminodeoxychorismate/anthranilate synthase component II, whose product is MKVLFINNKDSFVWNLVDYVSIYEPDTMVVPNTISLEEIKEIGPDAIVVSPGPGTPHKAEDIGSCLDVIREFGPHVPVLGVCLGHQAINTAFGGKIGHAKGGPIHGKTSDISHDASPLFDGITDRFKGGRYHSLAIQELAEDLKVTARTDDDIIMAVEHKEYPVYGVQFHPESILTEEGMGIVRNFLKIAENMHKN
- a CDS encoding PhzF family phenazine biosynthesis protein, whose translation is MTSIYQVDAFTDEPFKGNPAGVCILEQAANEEWMQTVAREMNLSETAFLYPDGKGYNLRWFAPDTEVDLCGHATLASAHILWEKDFADKKDVLEFHTKSGTLTASLKDGWIELDFPALLEEESEIPEGLSEALGIEPVYVGRSVFDYIIEVCSEEELRAIDPDLTRLSTITTRGFSVTALSSSDEYDFVSRLFAPAIGIPEDPVTGSAHCCLGPYWMKKLGKNSFTAYQASTRGGVVRVQVKRDRVLLSGKAVTVIEGKILF
- a CDS encoding ferrous iron transport protein A, whose product is MNEKTLDLIEPELSVKVLKVTGQKSSRKRILDMGLTPGTRVDVIRRAPLGDPVEFKLKGYNLSLRKREAETVLVEVVE
- the cysS gene encoding cysteine--tRNA ligase yields the protein MALKIYNTLTRELKDFIPFHGKKVNMYVCGPTVYDHCHLGHARSYVSFDVIRRYLSYRGYDVNYISNITDVDDKVINRARESGEDPLELSRKFTDSFIEDMETLAVLSPDTRPKVTEHINEIISTIETLVQKGAAYVTHKGNVYYDLTRSEEKIGVLSHQTAEGLLEGSGSRVDVEDDKRYQLDFVLWKVSPEDEIGWDSPWGRGRPGWHIECSVMSAKYGSEQLDIHGGGMDLIFPHHEAEIHQSESCTGKHPFSKYWMHNGFLTIDKEKMSKSLGNFFTIKEVLGKFPAGTIRFFIVYTHYRSTIDFSEDALEEAGRARKRLLNSISNVEHALDSAPEDDNDAGLDELIDTTRDEFMTAMDDDFNTREAIGSMFVFGRKVNSIISSENPGREALRRVLDFFAEIDGVLGIFTEKESPSESDDTGLSDEEINGMIELREKARAEKDWAKADAIRDELKEKGIIIEDGKEGVRWRRE
- a CDS encoding nicotinamide-nucleotide adenylyltransferase; amino-acid sequence: MHMRRAFYIGRFQPFHLGHYSIINDIARDVDEVVIGIGSAQKSHEPKNPFTAGERVMMIRHALEDADVMHYAIPLEDLQRNAVWVSHIISMTPPFDVVYSNNPLVVRLFEEAGITVEQPPMYQRDGYSGSEIRRRMLADENWKELVPEEVVDVIDEIDGVNRLKSVSRSDNTYKD
- a CDS encoding adenylate kinase family protein — encoded protein: MFIGITGTPGTGKTSVTKLLEKDPFYQVIHLNELIKEEKLYSEVDTERDCVVADMDRVYDRILELQDSFYAVTIVDSHLSHHIADIVIVLRTSPAILKGRLEKRNYSADKVRENLEAEALDIILAEAVEWCAKVFEIDTTAGNVEGTFGDIERIIRGLRNGDTDELEKEFRPGSVDWSDYFFD
- the trpD gene encoding anthranilate phosphoribosyltransferase; amino-acid sequence: MKDYIRKVSEKQDLTITEAEDAITKIFTEATDAQIGGLLIGLKLKGETADEIAGFAIGMKKAANTIAPKVEGALVDVVGTGGDSHNTINISTTSAIVTAAAGVAVAKHGNRSITSLSGSADVLRELGIKVDKSPEEVTESIEKNGIGFMFAPIFHPAMKRVGPIRQEMGVRTVFNILGPLTNPANAKVQLVGVFDKKLCEPFAQVMKKLGVERAMVVHGDGMDEISSISETYVAELKDGEITTYTLTPEELGINRATIDDIAGGTPEENAKDIIRILKGVKGPKRDIIVMNSAAALYVAGKAASVKEAIPMIEEVLDSGKALQKLIEFSDDDNLKEVIDETSA